In Sander vitreus isolate 19-12246 chromosome 8, sanVit1, whole genome shotgun sequence, the genomic window aggtgtgtttaggtgcattctgggcgtgctggtcttacagggaggtgtgttcaggtgcattctgggcgtgctggtcttacagggaggtgtgttcaggtgcattctgggtgtgctggtcttacagggaggtgtgttcaggtgcgttCTGGTCTTacaaggaggtgtgttcaggtgcattctgggtgtgctggtcttacagggaggtgtgttcaggtgcgttctgggcgtgctggtctcaGCAGGGAGGTGTGCTGTTCACTGGGTGCGtgtctggtcttacagggaggtgtgttcaggtgcattctgggtgtgctggtcttacaggaggtgtgtgttcaggtgcattctgggtgatcgtctggtcttacagggaggtgtgttcaggtgcgttCTGGTCTTacaaggaggtgtgttcaggtgcattctgggcgtgctggtcttacagggaggtgtgttcaggtgcattctgggcatgctggtcttacagggaggtgtgtttaggtgcattctgggcgtgctggtcttacagggaggtgtgttcaggtgcattctgggcgtgctggtcttacagggaggtgtgttcaggtgcattctgggtgtattgctatcttgaggcagcgggaagtgatcgcgccattgaccaacaaaaacctggtctaaagtcaataacgcagcatttcattgttattttaacagagcattagtaaaatgctcctaggctcatgcacagcgcgtgcacactatgcttgttacacacacagggacgcacagcagcacacacacatgcagaagattacagatacaaatattacggtgcaaatcctccatcataacagcgatgctccaaggtccaaacgcgcctgtcttttaaagggaatgggagatgatctctgattggttgattgcatgttacgcccaaaacacacctctgattaatgaagacactaagttcaaccctttagaaccatgcgcccggcacacggacacttttttccaccgtcaaactagcagaagtggattcgaacattgaaaaaagtgacaaaaatgtcgtgaaaaaagcgtcaaaacgtggggaaaaaacaaaaacttcaaataaagtgcagaAGAAATTGACGAAgacatcgaaaaaagtgacaaaagtgatgTAAAAGCTTGAAAAATGCAgggaaagtgtaaaaaaaaagtgtcaaaaacatcaggaaaagtgacaaaagggtttaaaaacaaaaaccgaCCAAAGCTAtagttataaaaacaaaagttgtaattttaaattttgacccagaaaaatgaaaatctgcgtgatcgacaggaagacaacacaaggcttCATTGGTttgtgattgtgaatgtgactTGTTGAGTTCCCAGCATCAGATCTCGGTGTTTAAAACATCTTCCTGTTGTTCCTCCTGCAGAGTCTGATCCTGTCGATCGCTGCAGGCtggctggagcaggagaagaagGACAACATCGCGGCCAAGGAGGCCTACATGTCCGAGAACTGTCCCGCACCATCCATGAGCGGAGACCAGGCCGCCCTCATGGTGAGacctccccccccacacacacacacacacacacacactcgttcAATAGTCAATAATTGTCAAACTGGGAGAAACAGGTCCAGAAAGTTCaatgagagatagagagatagataggtattagtacttttactgaagtgaaggctctgaatacttcttccactgctgcATATACATTACTCATAATATAAATACACATATTACCCatggtataaataaataaatataaaaatagaaaGATAGGGAGCGTTGACCACTGAAATGAATACTATAAGCTATAAACTTACTTTACATTTCAATTGGATGTCACTGCAGAGGCGTTTGGGAACCGGAGGCGTTGAGAAAGTGGGCGATCACTGTTGAGCTCCATATGTCCACCTGTAAGGGATCTAACATtgcgattgtgtgtgtttgcgtgtcgGCAGGAAATCTGCAAGAAGCTGCACGCCCAGATCGAGAAGATTGATGAGGAGAGGTACGACGTCGAGGCCAAAGTGCTGAAGTCCGACAAAGAGGTAAACGCCATTAACAgccaggacactttacagatagagtaggtctagacgacacttaaaaatgtacagagacccaacaattctgatacagatatacagatattcagatatacagatatacagacatacagagacactgatacagatatacagatatacagagacactggtACAGATATACAAATAttcagatatacagatatacagggacactgatacagatatacagatatacagagacacagatatacagagacacagatatacagagacacagatatacagagacacagatatacatatatacagatatacagagacacagatattcagatatacagatatacagacatacagagacactgatacagatatacagatattcagatatacagatatacagagacactggtACAGATATACAAATAttcagatatacagatatacagggacactgatacagatatacagatatacagagacacagatatacagagacacatatatacatatatacagatatacagagacacagatatacagagacactgatacagatatacagatatacagagacacagatacagagacacagatacagagacactgatacagatatacagagacacagatacagagacactgatacagatatacagatacagtgatacagaaatacagagacactgatacagatattcagaaatatgattcataataattatagcagttggtatgacgAACAATGGCAGTTATAGtaccaataaagataatagaagtATAATGAAAAACTATTCCTCATCACAGATTGAAGACCTGAAAATCAAAGTGGTGGATCTGGCCGGAGTGAAGAAACCCGCCCTGAAGAAAGTGCGTATGTCCGCTGACACCATGCTGAAGGCTCTGCTGGGCTCCAAACACACGGTCAACATGGACCTCAGGGCCAACCTGAAGCAGGTCAAGAAGGAGGTCAAAGAGGAGGTGAGTTCACCGTATTATTTTAGTCGTTTAGCAACCTTAGGAGCACTGCTCAACCAATGGCACACTGGCAATACGTTCGCAAGAGAGTTGTTGGAAATGTTCCAATCCACATGCCAAATGACCtcttagttagttagtttggtTTACACCCCATCCACATTCGGCAAAGACCCGCCTTACAGTgctataaacgtaaatatgagtCATAACTGCTATTGGAACAAACGACTAAAGGATTTTTCACTTGGCCTGCATAGTCGCATGGATCCGCAGGGTCTCATTACACTCCTCACGTGAACAGACAGCTGACAGAGATTAGCTGACTGTGATATCGTATATAAGAGTGCTGATCGagtctgtccgagcccggcccgcgtccgacaggcATTACGatatttctgtccgagcccgacccgagcctgtcacagttaaaatcaaattttttttgtctcatacTAATAACACATgtccgtttgtttgtgtggaaagcttttattaagcagctgtaggaaggcattcagaaatgtcaacagatgagcgtatcagcgcacacacacggggcaacaagcgcacgttaacacaggcgcgcacaagAGGCCCAATCAtttcgcgctgatgtga contains:
- the LOC144521648 gene encoding troponin I, fast skeletal muscle-like, coding for SDFLPNRKKMTSSRRHHLKSLILSIAAGWLEQEKKDNIAAKEAYMSENCPAPSMSGDQAALMEICKKLHAQIEKIDEERYDVEAKVLKSDKEIEDLKIKVVDLAGVKKPALKKVRMSADTMLKALLGSKHTVNMDLRANLKQVKKEVKEEPLEAAGDWRKNVEGKADRKKMFETS